The genomic region CCCTTATCTTCAATTCCTGGATAATCAGCAATTTTCGAGTTGTTCCCTGATTTAAAATCATTCCCAGGACCATGAACTACAACTTGGTCCTTCATAACCTTAATTTTAGCACCCATTTTTTCTACAATGTCCAGTATTACCTTATCTCCCTGTTTCGAATCAGAAAATAAGTTCTTCACCGTAACTTCTCCGTCGAGGATAGCGGCTGCTCCGATAAGGTAGGATGCAGAGGAATAATCTCCTTCGACGGTGTAGTTCTGGGCATGATAAATTTGCCTTTCCACGTGGAAATGATTCATTTGTGTTTGCTGTACTTGAACCCCGAACTTTTCCATTATATCCAGTGTCATCTTCACATAGGGCTGGCTTTTAAATTCACCCACCACCTCTAAATCCACTGGACTCTGGGCATAGGGAGCAGAGAGTAAAATGGATGAAATGTACTGAGAACTAACATCACCTTTAATCTGGCTTTCTCCACCAGGAAACCCACTTTCAATGATGATAGGTGGTAAACCATTGTTCCTGGTAGAATGAGCATTAACTCTTAATTTTCTAAGGGCATCCAGCAAATCCTGCATGGGCCGGCTTCGCAGAGAACCATCACCAGTTAATACTGTGTAACCAGGTGTCAGACTGGCCATGGTAGTCAAGAAGCGCAGTGTGGTTCCACTGTTTTTAAGATCCAGAACATCATCTGGTGTTTTCAGATTCCCTGCAGTACCTTTTACTATGCAAACCTCGTCAAAAATCTCTATTTCTGCTCCCAGAGACTGACAGGCTTCAAGTGTGGCTATGGTGTCGGCAGAGTAGAGAGGATCGTAGAGTTCAGATTTTCCCTCAGCCAGGCACGCTAGTAAAAGCGCCCTGTGGGTGTAACTTTTAGAAGGTGGTGCCTTAACCACTCCTTTGATCTTTCCTGCCTGTTCAACTTTAAGCTCCACCAAAATCACCATTTCCTTAGCATTAATCCCTTAGCATTAATATAACTGAACTATATTCTGAACTATTAATAGTGGTATTCATAAATTTTAATTCCCAGTATTTGAAGTTTTTTTCCTAAATTACACTTCCACAGAACGCAATTAGATTTTTTATTAAAGTCCTTTTATTAAAGTTTCAAATTTTTCATCTAGCAAATGGATGATATATTCAACTTACAATTTAGCTCACTAGTTTTTAGAAAATGCCAATTAGAGCTCTATTTTAAAATGAAAGTTAAATAACAACTTCCACCACCAGATCCAGTTCCTCCATGAGGATTAATTCAACTTTTTCTCCCATTTTTCCCACTAACTCTTTACTGTAGGAAACATGGTCTAGGGTAACCTTTGATCCTTCTATGTCAATGAAACCATTTTTTTCAAGTGTTTCTGCTATCATTTGAGGATCATTTGACTGCAGATACTTTACAATTACTGGTGCTTGACCCTTGAACTCTGGTCCGATTTTATCCATCCTGGGAGTGATTTCCACCACTTTTTCACGAACATGGGGTTTCCCTTCCTGAATACTAAGGTCTTGTATACGCATGGTGCCTTTAACATCTTCCTTGAGGATTTCTAGCTGTTCGTACGTATCTTTAGAACCAGCATATATGGTGGCTGATTTTAGTGGAGTGTTTAATGGCATTTTACTACTGGCTTTGAAGCGTCTGAGTTGGCTGATTACTTCTACTCCCACTCTACCAGCATCATCAGCAGATTCATCCACCAGGCTGGGGTTAACTTCAGGCCAGCTTTGGGTGTGAATACTATTGAATGTTCCTTCCCCATCCCTGGGATCAATTCCAGTTTCATTTCCAGTTCCACTTTCAGCACTTTCTGATCCTTCCAGGTAGTAATGAATTTCCTCAGTAAAGTAGGGAGTGAATGGTGCCATGAGCCTTAAGCATGTGGAGATAACCGTGTTTAAGGTGTAAAGTGCGGCCTGTTTTGATTCTCCTTCATCATCGGTGTAAAGTCTGTATTTGACTGCTTCAATGTAATCATCACAGAAATCATGCCATATATAAGCTTGGATGCTGTTACGGGCCTTTGCAAAGTTATATTCCTCCATGGACTGGGTAACCTGTCCTACCAACTGGTTCAATCCCGATAATATCCATTTGTCCAGTGGCTTTAAGGCGGGTATTAATTTAGCTTCATCTATGTTTTTATCATAGTTTTTAAGGTGCAAGTTAACGAAGCGGAATGCATTCCAGAATTTCCTGAGGAATTTGTATCCGTGCTGCACATCCTTCCAGGCAAAGGGTACATCAGATCCAGGCACACTGTTGGATGCCCATAAACGTAGGGCATCAGCACCGTATTTTTCCACCACCTCTTCTGGTTTGATAACATTTCCCCGGGATTTACTCATCTTATGACCATCTTCCCCGAATACCATACCATTTACCACCACACTGTCAAATGGTGCTTCTCCAGTAATGGCCAGACTTCGGAGTATGGTGTAAAAGGCCCAGGTACGTATTATATCGTGTCCCTGCTGTCGGATGCTTGAAGGGAATAGTTCCTTGTATTGGGGGGATGGCCAGCCAGCTATAACCAGTGGGGTGATGGAACTGTCCATCCAAGTGTCTAAAACATCTTCTTCAGCCGTAAAATCTTCACATCCGCAACTGCAGGGTTTATTGGGTTTACTTTGGGTGGGATCAATGGGAAGTTCATCCTCGGAAGGTAAAATTACCTCTCCGCACTCGTTACAGTACCATACTGGTATGGGGGTGGCAAAAATTCGCTGTCTGCTAATGCACCAGTCCCAGTCCATGCTGCCTGTCCAGTTTAAAAGACGTGTTTTCATGTGTTCAGGCATCCATTCCATGCTTTGAGCTGCTTCAACTATCTGACTGTTCAGTTCTTTAACTGCCACGAACCACTGTTTTTTAACCAGAATCTCGATGGGTGTTTTGCACCTCCAGCACTGCCCCACATTCTGATCCACTTTTTCTTTTTTGATGAGGAATCCTTCCGTTTCAAGGTCCTTCACAATGGCTTCTTTACATTCCTTGAGAGTGAGTCCACTGTACTTTCCGCAGACATCCTGCATTATTCCCTGTTCATTAATGGCTTCAATAATCTCCAGGTCGTAACGGTTAACCCAAGTTACATCAGTCTTATCCCCGAAGGTACAGATCATAACTGCACCGGTACCAAACTCTGGATCAACTTCTTCATCAGTGATGATTTCCACTTCCCGGTTGAACAATGGAAGCTGAACTTTTTTCCCAGTAAGGTGCTGGTAGCGTTCATCTTCAGGGTGGACCACTACTGCTACACATGCTGCAAGTAATTCTGGCCGGGTGGTGGCAATACGTACACCAGATTCACCGGAAGCATCAGGAAATAGGAGGTAGTTCAGGTATGTTTCATTTTCCTGGTACTCAACTTCTGCAAAAGCGATGGCAGTTTCACAGCGGGGACACCAGTTCACCGGGTGCACTGCCCGGTAGATAAGGCCCTCATGGTACATCTTCAGGAAACTCTTCTGGGTTTTCTCCTTGTACTCAGGGGTCATGGTCACATATTCCTGTGTCCAGTCCTGGGAATAACCCATGCGTTGCATCTGAGTCTTCATACCTTTAATATTCTCACCAGTTAATTCAATGCACATCTGCCGGAATTCTTCCCTGGGAACATCATTTTTTTTAATACCATGGATTTCTTCCACCTTGACCTCGGTGGGTAGGCCATGACAATCCCATCCCTGGGGGAAAAGAACTGAATATCCCTGCATACGTTTCCATCTGGCTAATAGATCCATGTATAACCAGTTTAGTACGTGGCCTATGTGAATTGAACCGGTAGGGTATGGTGGTGGTGTGTCTATAATGTAACGGGGTCGTTTATCATCTTTGTTAAACCGGTAAAGGTCGTTCTTTTGCCAGGTTTCCAGCCATTCAGTCTCTTTTTGGTGATGGTAATCCTTGGGAACCTCAATTTCTTTCATATCTAGTACTCCTCTAAAATGGAAATCTTTATAAAATCTAAAATCAGCCATTGATAGCTAAATTAGTATTAATTAAACTAGATTGATACAAATTAAAATATATATGCTTTCAAGTTAAGTATTTTGTAAGTTTATTAGGCAATGTATTATATTTTAAACTGAGAAATAGTTTAAGGTATAGTCAAATTATGGTATAAAGTTACGTTAAAAAAACTAGGAAAAATAACTTTGTCCCAAACAAGTTATAGCCACCATTATTATGTTAGGCAACGGTGATAACAAATGGAAATGCTGTGGTTTTACATTGCTGTAATCTTGGCCATAAGTGATGAAGTACATGGTCAAATATTCTGGAAGCTGTTTTTCGACTTCTACGTACTACTGGCTGGATTAATCAAAAAGATTGTAGGATCCACTATTACCATGTGGATAGTTCATGAACTCTTGGAAGCCATATTCCACTTCATATTACTTTCAATTCTATTCCTCTCTCTGGAAATTGGAATCCTAGCTGCTGCAATCCATTTAGTAA from Methanobacteriaceae archaeon harbors:
- the aroA gene encoding 3-phosphoshikimate 1-carboxyvinyltransferase — its product is MELKVEQAGKIKGVVKAPPSKSYTHRALLLACLAEGKSELYDPLYSADTIATLEACQSLGAEIEIFDEVCIVKGTAGNLKTPDDVLDLKNSGTTLRFLTTMASLTPGYTVLTGDGSLRSRPMQDLLDALRKLRVNAHSTRNNGLPPIIIESGFPGGESQIKGDVSSQYISSILLSAPYAQSPVDLEVVGEFKSQPYVKMTLDIMEKFGVQVQQTQMNHFHVERQIYHAQNYTVEGDYSSASYLIGAAAILDGEVTVKNLFSDSKQGDKVILDIVEKMGAKIKVMKDQVVVHGPGNDFKSGNNSKIADYPGIEDKGGSEDHGGRKSQDGELYTGSLKAIDVNLENTPDLLPTVASLAAVAQGTSHITGVEHARFKETDRVHTMALELAKLGVKLIEEKDGLTIQGGARGGVVDSHGDHRLVMALSLVGLVTGGVRIRNSEVHQVSFPNFPQIMKSLGCPIEIL
- a CDS encoding valine--tRNA ligase, which codes for MKEIEVPKDYHHQKETEWLETWQKNDLYRFNKDDKRPRYIIDTPPPYPTGSIHIGHVLNWLYMDLLARWKRMQGYSVLFPQGWDCHGLPTEVKVEEIHGIKKNDVPREEFRQMCIELTGENIKGMKTQMQRMGYSQDWTQEYVTMTPEYKEKTQKSFLKMYHEGLIYRAVHPVNWCPRCETAIAFAEVEYQENETYLNYLLFPDASGESGVRIATTRPELLAACVAVVVHPEDERYQHLTGKKVQLPLFNREVEIITDEEVDPEFGTGAVMICTFGDKTDVTWVNRYDLEIIEAINEQGIMQDVCGKYSGLTLKECKEAIVKDLETEGFLIKKEKVDQNVGQCWRCKTPIEILVKKQWFVAVKELNSQIVEAAQSMEWMPEHMKTRLLNWTGSMDWDWCISRQRIFATPIPVWYCNECGEVILPSEDELPIDPTQSKPNKPCSCGCEDFTAEEDVLDTWMDSSITPLVIAGWPSPQYKELFPSSIRQQGHDIIRTWAFYTILRSLAITGEAPFDSVVVNGMVFGEDGHKMSKSRGNVIKPEEVVEKYGADALRLWASNSVPGSDVPFAWKDVQHGYKFLRKFWNAFRFVNLHLKNYDKNIDEAKLIPALKPLDKWILSGLNQLVGQVTQSMEEYNFAKARNSIQAYIWHDFCDDYIEAVKYRLYTDDEGESKQAALYTLNTVISTCLRLMAPFTPYFTEEIHYYLEGSESAESGTGNETGIDPRDGEGTFNSIHTQSWPEVNPSLVDESADDAGRVGVEVISQLRRFKASSKMPLNTPLKSATIYAGSKDTYEQLEILKEDVKGTMRIQDLSIQEGKPHVREKVVEITPRMDKIGPEFKGQAPVIVKYLQSNDPQMIAETLEKNGFIDIEGSKVTLDHVSYSKELVGKMGEKVELILMEELDLVVEVVI